From the Candidatus Bathyarchaeota archaeon genome, one window contains:
- a CDS encoding iron-sulfur cluster assembly scaffold protein, producing the protein MSRTPLPYNPKVLDLFRNPKNLGKMEDATVTAVAGNPSCGDMVTFYLKITEKDVIEKASFESYGCAANIATSSIVTELVKGLSLQAAWTDITWKKVTEEVGGLPSIKFHCGVLAVGALKRAIRTYYEKKGEKPNWLPEEHSFEEKQALEEEELAKTLSKRLKTEEEK; encoded by the coding sequence ATGTCGCGAACCCCCCTACCCTATAACCCCAAAGTTCTGGATTTGTTTAGAAACCCCAAAAACCTAGGAAAAATGGAGGACGCCACCGTTACTGCCGTAGCGGGTAACCCCTCATGTGGAGATATGGTGACGTTTTACCTAAAAATTACCGAGAAAGACGTGATTGAGAAGGCTTCTTTTGAGAGCTACGGCTGCGCTGCGAACATCGCCACCTCAAGCATCGTCACTGAACTCGTCAAAGGCTTAAGCTTGCAAGCTGCTTGGACAGACATTACCTGGAAAAAAGTCACCGAGGAAGTTGGCGGCTTGCCCAGCATCAAATTCCACTGCGGCGTTCTAGCCGTTGGTGCCCTAAAACGTGCCATACGCACGTACTACGAAAAGAAAGGCGAAAAACCCAACTGGCTACCCGAAGAGCACTCGTTTGAGGAAAAGCAAGCCCTAGAAGAGGAAGAACTAGCCAAAACCCTCTCCAAACGCCTCAAGACGGAGGAAGAAAAATAA